From a region of the Asterias amurensis chromosome 2, ASM3211899v1 genome:
- the LOC139954228 gene encoding protein SPMIP1-like, translating to MSRELFDVQRQNFWTESIHKEAYTRLAWHEKYSKEFARESRQGVARKNRPDMVPKVHHLPTKKNQKQPDASQSLGELAAKKEAKKADLANMDADALLVEMRSVTPQVKTQLYKGFSKEGTGRYAYLQIRKLKKPETKYDFPITSSWEYGWRLDDVVKEFRAPAFGRSRIVKDSFYRTNGIF from the coding sequence ATGAGCAGGGAATTGTTTGACGTTCAACGCCAGAACTTCTGGACTGAGTCGATCCATAAGGAGGCCTACACCCGCCTGGCATGGCACGAAAAATACAGCAAGGAATTCGCCAGGGAGTCTCGGCAAGGGGTTGCCCGTAAAAATCGCCCAGACATGGTGCCCAAAGTTCACCATTTGCCGACCAAGAAGAACCAGAAGCAACCAGACGCATCACAGAGTCTGGGAGAACTTGCCGCCAAGAAAGAAGCGAAGAAGGCAGACTTGGCAAATATGGACGCGGATGCTCTCCTTGTTGAGATGAGATCAGTCACTCCTCAAGTTAAAACTCAACTGTATAAAGGTTTCAGCAAGGAGGGAACCGGCCGATACGCCTATCTACAAATCAGAAAGCTCAAGAAGCCGGAGACGAAATATGACTTCCCGATAACCAGTTCCTGGGAGTACGGTTGGAGATTAGACGACGTCGTCAAGGAGTTCAGAGCACCAGCATTCGGCCGATCTCGCATTGTCAAAGACTCTTTCTACCGGACCAATGGCATTTTTTAA
- the LOC139954226 gene encoding protein SET-like, with the protein MDGPSPPKQAKITDSEPSPSETPTTSKPEEPIPPISGGDKDSIEQDDTLEILEQIDNCQGEIENLNESASEEIIRIEERYNRLRKPFTDKRNEFIQKIPNFWICTFVNHPQIAPRLNEEDEECLHYLRRLNIDHYEDLKTGYRITFHFAENPFLENKTICKEFSFSGDGEPTSKCDIIRWKPGMDLTKKVPRKKKSKLEVKCFSFFTWFSDHLDPGNDEIADVIRDDLWSNPLQYYLIPDFDDSMEKSLFTDSYLDSDEDNDVSDEATSPRVSQTTGDNLNDSSKRKVGVTPTSNKETS; encoded by the exons ATGGACGGTCCATCACCTCCCAAACAGGCTAAAATCACAGACTCGGAACCGAGTCCCTCAGAAACACCGACGACATCGAAGCCCGAGGAACCCATTCCTCCAATCTCTGGAGGAGACAAAGACTCCATCGAGCAGGATGACACTCTGGAGATTCTTGAACAGATTGACAATTGTCAGGGGGAAATTGAGAACTTGAACGAATCTGCAAGCGAAGAAATCATTCGCATCGAAGAAAGGTACAACAGACTACGGAAGCCGTTCACCGATAAACGCAACGAGTTCATTCAGAAAATACCAAACTTCTGGATCTGCACT TTTGTTAACCATCCTCAGATTGCTCCACGATTAAACGAAGAAGATGAAGAATGCCTTCATTATCTGAGACGGCTCAACATTGATCACTACGAGGACTTGAAGACGGGCTACCGAATCACATTCCACTTTGCCGAAAATCCCTTCCTGGAGAATAAAACCATCTGCAAGGAATTCAGTTTCTCTGGAGACG GAGAACCCACCAGTAAGTGTGACATCATTCGTTGGAAACCTGGTATGGACCTCACCAAGAAAGTGCCAAGAAAGAAGAAATCCAAGTTGGAAGTCAAATGCTTCAGTTTCTTCACGTGGTTCAGTGATCATCTCGACCCAGGGAATGATGAGATTGCAGAT GTTATCCGTGATGACCTGTGGAGCAATCCCTTACAATACTACCTCATCCCAGACTTTGACGATTCCATGGAGAAGTCTCTGTTCACAGACTCCTATCTGGACAG CGATGAGGATAATGACGTCAGCGATGAAGCGACCTCGCCCAGAGTCAGTCAAACTACAGGAGACAACCTCAATGATTCTAGCAAGAGGAAAGTTGGAGTAACTCCAACGAGCAACAAAG AAACAAGTTGA